In Cupriavidus taiwanensis, the following proteins share a genomic window:
- a CDS encoding carboxymuconolactone decarboxylase family protein has product MRLDYTKVSAGGVKAFGGVYGYVMQSGLEDVLVDLVYLRVSQINGCAYCLDMHARDLIKKGVTPAKLALVQAWQEAGPLFSEREQAALAWTESVTRVADTHVPDEDFRRAAAVFSEKELADLTMAIGLMNAYNRLAISFRRAPESALAAAA; this is encoded by the coding sequence ATGAGACTGGACTACACCAAGGTATCGGCGGGCGGCGTCAAGGCATTTGGCGGCGTATACGGCTATGTCATGCAATCGGGCCTGGAAGACGTCCTGGTCGACCTGGTCTATCTGCGCGTAAGCCAGATCAATGGGTGCGCGTATTGCCTCGACATGCATGCGCGCGACCTGATCAAGAAGGGCGTTACGCCGGCAAAGCTCGCGCTTGTGCAGGCCTGGCAGGAAGCGGGGCCGTTGTTCAGCGAGCGCGAGCAGGCGGCGCTGGCCTGGACGGAATCCGTCACCCGCGTCGCCGACACCCATGTGCCCGACGAAGATTTTCGACGGGCCGCGGCGGTGTTCAGCGAAAAGGAGCTCGCCGACCTCACCATGGCCATCGGGCTGATGAATGCCTATAACCGGCTCGCCATCAGCTTCCGCCGTGCCCCCGAATCTGCCCTCGCTGCTGCAGCCTGA
- a CDS encoding cupin domain-containing protein — protein sequence MKLQRILLSLLAATGIAFTGVAAAHGAGDTVKPNFSKEIPNVPGKSLVAVEVFYPPGGASLPHTHARSSFIYAYVVSGSIASKVNDEPERIFKAGESFFENPGSRHPVSRNASKTRPAKLLAVFVVDTADQELTIYDN from the coding sequence ATGAAACTGCAACGCATTCTTCTCTCCCTGCTGGCGGCAACGGGCATCGCCTTTACCGGGGTCGCAGCGGCGCACGGCGCCGGCGACACGGTGAAGCCCAATTTCTCGAAGGAGATTCCCAATGTCCCGGGCAAGTCGCTCGTCGCCGTCGAGGTCTTTTATCCGCCCGGTGGTGCATCGCTGCCGCACACCCATGCCAGGTCGTCGTTCATCTATGCCTACGTCGTTTCGGGCAGCATCGCCAGCAAGGTGAACGACGAGCCGGAACGAATCTTCAAGGCGGGCGAGAGTTTCTTCGAGAACCCGGGCTCCCGTCATCCGGTGAGCCGCAATGCGAGCAAGACCAGGCCGGCAAAGCTGCTGGCCGTGTTCGTAGTCGATACGGCCGACCAGGAACTGACCATCTACGACAACTAG
- a CDS encoding PLP-dependent aminotransferase family protein, translating to MTSILYLKLDRASRTSLAEQIRLGITGAIESGVLVPGARLPSWIDLAAQLGVARGTVRTAYERLSDAQLVVSSRSGGTRVSDHAGAARPHAEQARSLETDLRSELYQHFLPGPAVFQMGVPASDCFPAPLFARLRSRAARDEVEAPATYPDPRGEHELRREIAAHLALSRAMDCQPSQVFITAGFTGALGVTLRVIQAEGRQAWVENPGFLPSRRAMALSRLTTVPIPVDENGIDVGYGQAHAPDAAVALVTAGQQAPLGPTLSLGRRVQLLEWASRAGAWIIEDDYLGELQLRRRAAPALASQDRAGRVIHIGSFSKTLSPTLRLGFVVVPPVLVSRFEEVVACLASAPGPAVQMATAEFMRDGHYLRHLRRMKRIYAARSDALLAALNAREFQAYAAGLAVVVRLPDGADDQRIAREAYAYGLAPAPLSGWFCSASTQRSGLLLGVATAIEHQVPAACDRLQQLIRKFS from the coding sequence ATGACCAGCATCCTCTACCTGAAGCTGGACCGTGCGTCCAGAACCTCACTGGCGGAGCAGATACGGCTCGGCATCACCGGCGCGATCGAGAGTGGCGTGCTGGTTCCAGGCGCCAGGTTGCCGTCGTGGATCGACCTCGCTGCCCAGCTTGGCGTGGCGCGAGGCACTGTCAGGACCGCCTACGAGCGGCTGTCCGATGCGCAACTAGTGGTTTCATCGCGCTCCGGCGGCACCAGGGTTTCCGACCACGCCGGAGCCGCAAGGCCCCACGCGGAACAAGCGCGTTCGCTCGAAACCGATCTGCGCTCGGAGCTGTACCAGCACTTTCTGCCGGGCCCGGCGGTGTTCCAGATGGGCGTGCCGGCATCGGACTGCTTCCCTGCCCCCTTGTTCGCACGGCTGCGATCGCGGGCGGCACGTGACGAGGTGGAGGCGCCGGCGACCTACCCGGATCCGCGCGGCGAGCATGAACTCCGCAGAGAGATCGCGGCGCACCTGGCATTGTCCCGGGCGATGGACTGCCAGCCCTCGCAGGTCTTCATCACCGCGGGCTTTACCGGCGCGCTCGGTGTCACGCTGCGGGTGATCCAGGCCGAGGGCCGGCAAGCCTGGGTCGAGAATCCGGGATTTCTTCCCAGTCGCAGAGCCATGGCATTGTCCCGGCTCACGACGGTTCCCATCCCGGTGGATGAAAACGGCATCGATGTCGGCTACGGCCAGGCACATGCACCGGATGCCGCGGTGGCGCTGGTTACGGCGGGTCAGCAGGCGCCCCTGGGCCCGACTCTCTCACTCGGTCGCCGCGTGCAACTGCTCGAGTGGGCCAGCCGCGCGGGTGCATGGATCATCGAGGACGACTACCTTGGCGAACTCCAGCTCAGGCGTCGCGCGGCTCCCGCACTGGCATCGCAGGATCGAGCCGGGCGGGTCATCCATATCGGGTCTTTCAGCAAGACACTCAGCCCCACGCTGCGGCTCGGCTTCGTGGTCGTGCCGCCTGTCCTGGTATCGCGCTTCGAAGAAGTCGTCGCCTGCCTAGCTTCCGCGCCAGGGCCGGCGGTGCAAATGGCGACCGCCGAGTTTATGCGCGACGGACACTATCTGCGGCACCTGCGCCGCATGAAACGCATTTACGCAGCCCGCAGCGATGCGCTTCTGGCTGCGCTCAACGCCAGGGAATTCCAGGCCTATGCGGCAGGCCTCGCCGTAGTGGTGAGACTGCCGGACGGCGCCGACGACCAGAGGATCGCCCGGGAAGCCTATGCCTACGGGCTGGCGCCCGCACCGTTATCGGGCTGGTTCTGCTCTGCTTCCACCCAACGGTCCGGCCTGCTGCTTGGTGTCGCGACGGCGATTGAGCACCAGGTTCCCGCTGCTTGCGACCGCTTGCAGCAACTAATCCGCAAGTTTTCGTAA